A single window of Bordetella genomosp. 11 DNA harbors:
- a CDS encoding sulfate ABC transporter substrate-binding protein gives MTHDRQKRDFLKGALGLASACMGLTQLLPAARAQARPLELLNVSYDPTRELYAQYNPLFARYWKAKTGQDVFIRNSHGGSSKQARSVIDGVDADVVTLGLAPDVEALVTHGGLVKPGWESRLPDNASPYTSTIILVVRKGNPKGIEGWDDLVKPGVSVITPNPKTSAGARWNYLAAWEHARRKSGEAGARDFVERLYRNVPVLDSGARGSTITFAQRGVGDVLISWENDAFLARKEFGAGELEIVVPSLSVLCEPSVAVVDRNVDRKGTREVAEAYLKHLYSDEAQDLIARNYYRPIGAKAKAAYAAQFPALELFTIRDLGGWPEVDKAHFAERGIFDQIYVKQ, from the coding sequence ATGACACACGACAGGCAGAAGCGGGATTTCCTGAAAGGGGCGCTGGGTTTGGCCTCTGCCTGCATGGGCCTGACACAACTGCTGCCGGCGGCGCGGGCGCAGGCACGGCCGCTCGAGCTGCTGAATGTCTCATACGACCCCACGCGCGAGCTGTATGCGCAATACAACCCCTTGTTCGCGCGGTATTGGAAAGCCAAAACGGGCCAGGATGTTTTCATCAGGAATTCGCATGGAGGTTCCTCCAAGCAGGCGCGCAGCGTGATCGACGGTGTCGATGCCGACGTGGTGACGCTGGGACTCGCGCCGGATGTCGAAGCCTTGGTTACCCATGGCGGCCTCGTCAAACCGGGGTGGGAAAGCCGGCTGCCCGATAACGCGTCGCCTTACACGTCGACCATCATTCTGGTGGTGCGCAAGGGCAACCCGAAGGGCATCGAGGGCTGGGACGACCTCGTCAAGCCCGGAGTGTCCGTCATTACGCCCAATCCCAAGACATCGGCGGGCGCCCGGTGGAACTATCTCGCGGCATGGGAACATGCGCGGCGCAAGTCAGGCGAAGCGGGTGCGCGTGATTTCGTCGAAAGGCTCTACCGTAATGTGCCGGTGCTGGATTCGGGCGCGCGCGGATCGACCATCACGTTCGCGCAGCGGGGCGTGGGGGATGTGCTGATTTCCTGGGAAAACGATGCCTTCCTGGCGCGGAAGGAATTCGGCGCGGGCGAGCTCGAAATCGTCGTTCCCAGCCTCAGCGTGCTGTGCGAACCCTCCGTGGCGGTCGTGGACCGGAACGTCGATCGCAAGGGCACGCGCGAAGTCGCCGAAGCCTATCTGAAGCATCTGTATTCCGACGAGGCGCAGGACCTGATCGCCCGCAATTACTACCGGCCGATCGGGGCCAAGGCCAAGGCCGCCTACGCCGCGCAATTTCCGGCGCTGGAGCTGTTCACTATCCGCGACCTGGGCGGCTGGCCCGAGGTGGACAAGGCGCATTTCGCGGAGCGCGGCATATTCGACCAGATCTATGTCAAACAGTAG
- a CDS encoding peroxiredoxin codes for MGQLRLGDEAPDFEQKSSVGPIRFHDYLGNSWGVLFSHPADFTPVCTTELGYTAKLADEFAKRNVKVLALSVDPVDSHTKWIDDINDTQGTKVNFPILADEDRKVSELYDMIHPNASATATVRSVFIIDPAKKVRLIITYPASTGRNFNEILRVIDSLQLTDSHSVATPVNWQDGDDVIIVPSLKDEEVIKQKFPKGYKAVRPYLRITPQPNK; via the coding sequence ATGGGACAGCTACGTTTGGGCGATGAAGCGCCCGATTTTGAACAGAAATCCTCCGTCGGCCCCATCCGTTTTCATGACTACCTGGGCAATAGCTGGGGCGTCCTCTTTTCGCACCCGGCCGACTTCACCCCGGTATGCACCACGGAGCTGGGCTACACCGCCAAACTGGCGGACGAGTTCGCCAAGCGCAACGTGAAAGTGCTGGCCCTGTCGGTGGATCCCGTCGATTCGCACACCAAGTGGATCGACGACATCAACGACACGCAGGGCACGAAGGTCAACTTTCCCATCCTGGCGGACGAAGATCGCAAGGTGTCGGAGCTCTATGACATGATTCACCCGAATGCCAGCGCCACGGCTACCGTGCGTTCGGTGTTCATCATCGATCCGGCGAAGAAAGTGCGCCTGATCATTACCTATCCGGCCAGTACCGGACGCAACTTCAACGAGATCCTTCGCGTGATCGATTCTCTGCAGCTGACCGACAGCCATAGCGTGGCCACGCCGGTGAACTGGCAGGATGGGGACGACGTCATCATCGTCCCGTCGCTGAAGGACGAAGAGGTCATCAAGCAGAAGTTCCCCAAAGGCTACAAGGCGGTGCGGCCCTACCTGCGCATCACGCCCCAGCCCAATAAATAA